GGAAAGTTACTTCTCAACAGAAGGAAGAAGTTGAAAAGTTTAGTGTGGCTATTTATTCTTGGGATGAATTTTTAACACTGGTAAGCTTGTTTTTCAGACTTTCTAGTTTGCATCCGTTGTGACGCTTGTTTTAGTGGGTACCAACTTGgcttgattcatgttttgttatGTCCATTTTGATCTTCTGATTGAACCAGTTATTGGCCAGCTGTTACTTTAATTCAAGCATCTCGGTTAAATATTCGTGGGAAACTGAATTTTTGTCAATGAAGTCATTTACCTTACTCAACGATATGAACTGAGAATTACATTCAAATAAATTGCACAAAGGCTTTTGGATGCATAGTTTAAGTTGGACCAGCGTGATATCTAGAACCGGAAAAGTGCCTATGAAACTCTAGGTGAAATTCAACATGAGAGAGAGTgatgttttattattttgactTTTCAGAtcgttatgccttttggttACCTATTGAATTTCCTTCAATTTAGTTAAACAGTTCCTATTTTTCTTTTATGTTTCACTGTTATTTTGTCTCTTTATTTATGTTAGTTGACCACAGTTGTGCAGAATGAAATCGGAAGATGCAGACTTCTCACCATTAATCTCTCCCTAGGGTATCTTTACCTATTAGCATCTCAGAAGATTAAAAGAAAACTAAAGATATAGAATGAAAACTGGAATTCTGTAGACTATGGCGTGAAATTTCAAATGTAAAGTTTGATTGATGGAGAGATGTATTTTGGAAAGATAAAGTGGATGCTGTTATTTCTGTTAAAACCACCGCCATAGCATGGTGGAGGCTCAGGCAAACATCcatctatttatatatataaaaattgaaaatagcAATACATTAGAGGGGACTAGGAGGTCAAGAGCTCTGGAAGTAGCTATATAGGAGATAGCAATACAAAAGGCTTCTTTAGGTTAAGTGCAGCAATGACATCCCCTTCATGATAAATGTGCGAATAACCAGATAATCCAAGATGATAGCAGAAAATCTAACTCAGAATATCACAAATATCCCAATGCGTCTTTGCTGCTTTAATGACGGTCATGGAGACTAGCAAATTCGTGTCAAACGAGAAGGAAAAAACTGGTTATGCAGAAAAAGCTTCAAACCTCGTAGGATGGTCAGAAGCTCTGCACTAATATTTGGCCCCACTTTGATATAGCCATAAAGAGTTAGGATGACCCAACAGGATGATATATAACAATAGCCCAATGGGAAATTATTTCATGCAATTGCTTACAAAAGTTTCAATTAAAATTCTTTACTTATGACACTGTGCAGGGGGGTAATAAGCAATTTGATCTTCCAGTAAAAAAGAAAACAGACATTTGTACGATTATGTATACAAGTGGAACAACTGGAGACCCCAAGGGTGTTATGATTTCCAACAACAGCATTGTTACTTTAATAGCTGGAGTGAAGTGTCTGCTGGAGAACGTGAATGAACCGGTGATCACATATCTATTATTTGTCTTGTTTTTGTCAGATATTTTGTGTGAAAGAGAAAAATCTTAAACTTCATGCTGTCACTCTCCAATAAAAATTGCATGCTTTATCAAAATGTGACATGCAAGAAACAATCGATTAAATTGAATTGAATTGTAGTTTCTTTCTTCTCTGTAGTTGACTGTCAATGACGTGTATCTATCGTATCTTCCTTTGGCACACATCTTTGATCGTGTCATTGAAGAATGCTTCATCAATCATGGGGCGTCAATTGGATTCTGGCGTGGGGTATggtctcattttcttttctatCATTTGAGCTTGTAAAACATGACTAATATACTTTGTTATTTGAAGTTCAGGATGTTAAGTTATTGGTTGAAGATATTGGAGTGCTCAAGCCCACTGTCTTTTGTGCAGTACCTCGGGTACTGGATAGAATTTATTCAGGTTAAGATAATCCAATTTGTGTAGCTTGAAGAGTAATTGTTGAATCATTTCACCCTTTGTGATGGGCATGGATAATGTGGACTAGCATGTTCTATTAATGGATCAATTTTACTACATTTCGCTTTCCATCTCTTGGTTATGCCAACAAATATTTGGACTTTTAGGTCAATTTCTTTTAATATATGCCTGTACTAAACCCACTTGCCAAATATTTTAtggaaataatttattatttgaatttacatataatcatttttttaatcaaagtACTAATTTCaggacaataaaaataaatcgtggTCATGGTCATAGTGGCTTATGCATTGCTTATTGTTGACATCAACTTGGGTGTGTTTATGTTGCAACGGATCTTGCTGTTTCAGGTTTGCAACAGAAGATTGCTGCTGGAGGTTTCATTAAGCAAACCCTGTTCAATTTTGCTCACTCTTTGTAAGTTCTTACCCACCTCGGATGTACTTTTgagaaaattaaaaagaattTGTATGCTCACTTATCTGAACTTAACTTctattttgttaaaattttatatctTGTTGCTCGAACAAAATTTTTCAATGTACCTTGTTGTTTGAAGTAATAGGTATTGACTTAAATCATGAGGGTTCTAAATATTATTATCAATTAAAGCTTTCACAGCCTAATCCAAGTGGTTAATTGGGCTGCTTTCATGCTGTGAAAATCGTGCAGGAAACTACGTAGTATGAGGAACGGTTATAAACATTCAGAGGCATCTCCACTATGTGACAAAATTGTTTTCAACAACGTAATCAATGTCATATTTGTGAAGTGTTTCTGCTCTATTCATAGTCGTTGAATTGTGACCAACCTTGCGTACTCTTTTAGGTAAAAGAAGGTTTGGGGGGCAATGTAAGACTTATTTTATCTGGAGCAGCACCTCTTGCGGCTCATGTAGAAGAATTTCTCCGAGTAGTATCATGTTCTTATGTTCTTCAAGGATATGGTATTGTTCCTTTGTGCTATAATAGCCCACTGTTCTTTTTTTCAATTTGTTTTCGATCATTGGTTTTTGAAAGAACTGCTTCTTCGTGCATATGAGGCATTTCATTCATTTCTTCATGGCTTTGCTGCATTTTAACACTTGATATGTTGTTTTTGGTGAAGATATCACATGGACTTTTCGTTACATCTTTTTCGTTAAATGACGAAATGTTTTATTTCTTATTATTTTCAGATAGGAATAATATTTAAGTTTCtaattcctttttctttaaagttttaCTTGAGAATTTGCATGATTTAGTCCAATTCATCATAACTTCTGAGGCTGCACTTATTCTGTTGGATAATTTGGAAGCCATCCTTTTCAACTGTTCCATGTGAAAAAACGCTTTGTTTTGAAAGGTTAAGCTCATGTTCCTCTGGCCATTACTTGTTCTATCAGAGAACTTTGGGCTTTTATATAAAGGAGCAAATGTTGGGTGTATGCTGGTTTAGAGCACTCTGAACCTCGATTTACTTGTGGTCATAGTTATGTATATCCCGCTCTCTGACTTCTTATCgctttttattatattttggtgACGTAGGTTTGACTGAGACTTGTGCTGGTACATTCGTTTCAATACCGGATGAACTCGACATGCTGGGTACTGTAGGTCCCCCGGTGCCCAATGTGGATGTTTGCCTGGAATCTGTTCCCGAACTCGGGTATGATGCCCTTTCAAGTACTCCACGGGGAGAAGTATGTGTACGCGGAGATACTTTATTTTCAGGATATTTCAAACGCGAAGATTTAACCAAAGAAGTCTTAATTGATGGCTGGTTTCACACAGGTTGCTTTTCCAGTATTTTGGAATTGATATTTAGCCCATCCCCTTATGTTTTACATcctgattttgatgaaactccATTTTACCAGGGGATATTGGTGAATGGCAACCAAATGGGAGCTTGAAAATAATTGATCGCAAGAAGAACATCTTTAAACTCTCACAAGGAGAATATGTCGCAGTGGAGAACTTAGAAAATATTTATGGTCTTGTTCCAGATATTGACTCGGTATGTACGTGTTGGTTTGTTCTGGTTAGATTTATTGTATCCTTAGTTCATGTCTTACCTCTTAAAATTAGCTAACATCATACGGATACGTTGGGTGTCATTGTTCTATTCACAGCCTTTAGAGTAAATTCCTGCGACATGGTTTTTAATCAATTTTTAGCAATGGCCATGAAATACCAATATTGTATGACTCCTTCTCTGGTATCTTTGACAAACTAGTTAACTTGGAAAATCTGGTGTTTCTAATAAGAAATACACCATGGTGCTGttatatgatatttgaattgCATAAATTTTGGAGTGCAGATATGGGTTTATGGTAACAGCTTCGAATCATTTCTCATTGCCATTATTAACCCTAAAAAGGAAGCCGTGGAACAATGGGCTGAACAGACTGGTATATCTGGTGACTTTAATGCCCTCTGTGAACATGTCAAAGTGAAAGAATACTTCATTGAAGAACTCACGCGAATAGCAAAAGAGAAGAAGGTTTTTCCTTGTAGTTTACATGATCTGTTCCACTCGTATTCTATCTCGACCTGCTTTCTTTGAATGAGTTTCACTCTTTTATCTTACTCTTTCGATTTTATTTGAGTTTTGCAGTTGAAGGGTTTTGAATTCATTAAGGCTGTGCACCTCGATCCCGTTCCATTTGATATGGAACGAGACCTCATCACACCAACATTTAAGAAGAAAAGGCCTCAGTTGCTTAAATATTACCAGGTCAGTTACAAGATCCTTTTACCATTTTGTGACAGTATGTTTAGATTGTCGATTGTGTGTGCCTATGTGTGCAAGGGCTGATCTAGGATTTTGAGTTTACTCCAAGCCATTtgatagtttttgttttatatatGTTGAAAATACAATGACATGTTCTTTCCCTCGCAGAACGAGATTGACAAAATGTACAAGAAATAACAGACTCCTTCTAAGGTGATATTTGGTATTTGCTTACAGAGTTACATTTGGTTGATTAGTACACCTCGTGTCTTCAGTGTCTTCAGTAACTGTTGCAATGTTCAAAGATATATACTCCTTATGTGGAAGGCTGTTATGTTGATTGTTTTGACGTTTTGGTATTAAAGATTCCCAATTCTACTTGATGTAATTGTGGATAGAAATCTGGAATCAacatattttcttgcacgtatACATCTGGAATGCAGCTTCGTCGTATGGCTAATTCTTTCCTTTGTTTATGTCTCGACTCTCATGTTATATCCGTAAATAATTAGTCATTCATCGATGATATCACAAATCTGATATTTGAATTCTGATCAAGTAAttgtaaatattaaatattgatGTGAAGGTATCATAGATTTCATATTAATACGTTTTTGGACTCCAAATATATATTACTTGGCTCCAATTAAGAATCATGTGAGAACCAAAAACGTTGCCGAATGGATTCTTTTCGATGTCTCATGTCTGGACCCCTAATGTATTGAATACTCGAAAAACCAAAAAGAAACGAACATCTTACTTTTATATGTACAGacattttgttaattttttagcaaaattaaaaaaataaccatgaaataattaaatattagtttgcAGTTTGGACAATGCCCATCACATCAAAAAGGTATTTTAATCTTGACTTTTgatgattttgaaaatatgttctGCCCAATTAAATGACTGAAATGTGAGTCCTTTATTTGTCTTAATCGCATGTAAATGCACAAATTTAGCTCTCATATACACACGACTTTCTTCCATTGCAATATTAGGCTCTCTTCCAAATGTTATATTCAAAGTCGTATCAAGTATTGCGTTTTCCATGAAACATAGAAacgatatttttattaaaaaaaaatcaagaaacacCAAGGGATTTGCTCAAACTACAACCTCAAATTGCAAAATATAAGCTGTCATAAAGTTTACAACATAAACCACAGAATAAGGCGACACAAGAAATCCAACATTTTTTTCTGAAGAACAAATAAAAAAGATGGATAATATTGACAAGCAAATCGTCTTGTGATTCTCACTCTTGTACTGTCTATAACTAAATCTCTGGATATATGTATCCTATGGCTGGTGAAGTGGAGAAGAAAGAGGATGAGCACCTGTTTTCAATGTCTCGTCGCTCCTTTCTCTCCCCGAttatcaaccttatgcaccaagACTTCATCTAAAAGCAAGCCCTACTCAGATCACAAATCAACAGGTAATTGAAACTAATAGTCACTGGAAAAAAGGGATGGAAATATAGATTTTCTTGTCATGGAGCTGCAGAATTCTTGATCACCATCTAGCTAAAACAGATGTGATGAACAGCTTAAACAAGAGTATAACTTGATACTGAGACCTCTGCTGGTGAAGCTGAGTGGATATAAACAAACTCCATGCTTCTTCCAGCAGCCAAATTGTTGATCCACGATGGGAACAAAAAAGAGTCACCAGCCTTTGTGAGACCCCATACAGGACCATATAGTTTGGAAATGCTGAGCTTCAAGTTCTCCACACTCTTCGAAGATTTATTGGTGATTGTTGTTGAGTATCGGTAATAAGTTACCCCATTTTGAACCCATGAAGCTGTTAGCTTTTGAGTAATAGAAATCGGGTTTCTCGTCCCTGCAAAACAGAAGTTTGCTGTTAAATATGCAATCCAAGAAccaatattttctttcatctaAGAAGTTTCTCACAAGTAAACAGACACCTTGAACAAGAAACAAGAGATGATAAATGGTACCTGAAAATGGATTTACAGCTTCCTTTGGAGTCATATTAATCGGTTTAAGAGCAGGTAGCTCCACTGAGGTCACAAATGGAAAAAAGGCGTTAATTCTTGAAGGCAACGCCGCATGAAAACTTGCAGAAGATGCatttttgaatatatttaaCTAACCTGGATGGAGCTGATTATAGCCGCTGTGACCACCATGTAGCCTTGCCAATAAGCCCATGAGTGGAGCGTTGTTGTAAGTAGCTGGCTCGGTTTGCTCATAATTGTCTCGTTCATCAGCAAAATTGTCGTAAGCATCAGGTCCACCCACAAGAGCGCCAGTGAGAAGATTTGGGTCGCTTCCCTTTCGGCTATACCAAGTGGCATATCCGCCCCTGCAGCTGACAAATGAAGGGTTCACCTTAAAAGACACAATAGAGGAACCCCTGTGGTGCACTTGTCTTGGATAATTGTTTCCATATCCAACCATGTAACTCGTGGCTCGCGGGTTGTCTCCAAGAATGTAGTCCACCTAAGGATCATAAAAAAATCGTTTCAATTTCATTTAACCACAAGTGCTTTTGCATCATATATAGAATAGTTGTCGGTAAAAACACCTGAGATTTAGCAAATGAAAGAAGCTCAGTGGGTGAAACATTGCCGGATGCACACTTAAGGGACTGGCCAGCAGAAGAAAGATAATCAGAGTAGACTGTCATGAGGAACGAAGCACTGGTGACAAACTGCATGTTGTTCCATCTCTGCCGGAAAAGGAGGCCACCGGGAGTTCTTTGAACATTCCGCGTCCCTTTTCCAAGACAAGAACACATGAAGAACTCAGCCTTTTCTTTATACTCCTCAAAGACTGATGTGTATCGACCACCTTTCCCTGCCATCAAGAACTGCAAGAAGATAAAAAGGCCAATAATCAGTAAATATAACTGAAATTCCTTGGACGTCTCAAACTGAAAGCTCCAATTACTTTTTGCAGGACGTCTCAAACAAGACTTGATATAATTTTTCTGTTAGTTTACAAATCTATTATCCACACAAAATATTTAAGAGTTAAAAACAGTTACAAATAAATCATATGGGTACGTcttcttaaatatttttttctctcaatCACATTCCATTTGTCAAGAATATACCTTAGCCACAAGGGTCTGAACACCAGCATACTTAACGTCCCAACCAAATTCAGTCATAGCCCAACCGGTTCCTCCAAGAGAATCACCATTGTTCCCCAAGTAGTTCAAGTAGTACTGATTATTCGTAGCCTTATACATCCATGCAGCTGCCCACAACAATTCATCCTGCCCAAAAACACAAATtcaatttttaaataatcaaagaACATGGAAAACGGATTAAGTTTTGTATACATATGGGATTAATCCAAGAAATTAATGGTGGGATCACGTACAGCATATCCACTGACTGATCGGTAGTACTTCTGTGCGACGGTGATGCTATTGTCGTATTTGCCCCTGTATCTGTCCGCAAAATTAAACAGctgaaacaaaagaaaaaaagattcGGTTGTTAGATTGAATAAGGGCAAAATGGGCATTCGAGCAGTGGTTCCCTTGCACCGACAGCCGTGTCCGGATGCAATGAAATTTTTATTGGACGGTTGGGATTGAAAGCTCACCCTACACGTACGGTCCTAGACAATGCCCGTGATATACGGCCAGATTTGCACATGACCCGTTCTATGCGCCGAAAGATTTTATATCGCTTtaatttattgtaaatatgcatTTAATTATATGCATTACAAATTAATCAGTCAGCGACAAACTACGTTATATgctttataataataaatttaggTCGTGGATTTGATTTTAACAAATATaagtatatttaaaataaatcacaattacttataatatataaattattaaataaatttcaaatgtaTCAAACTAAGCACattattaataattatcaaattttacatgaattaaattaaattaaaaggaTGAAAAAATGATAGCAAGTTTGTTGTAAAACAATCCcacatatttttatatataagataaattgatttgatctatatttaaaatgaaaaatattaattttgaaataaaagtaaatttttaattattatctcACACGGaagttaattttaataatacGCGGGGGCTCAAAATGAACCATTACATTAgtttcggttataaataaatgatTCATAGCTAATTCGACATGGATTAAATGTCTTATTATTATGTATGGTGCTAAAATGCGCCAAGGAGCAGATCGCTTCGCACGCACATATCACTATCACAGTAGATTTAGTGATAAATGTGGTGCCCACTTCTATAATGCACCGAAAACAACCTCACTCACTAAAAGCTGAGCCCCCATAGCTAACTAATTTACTGCGACCGTTTCACACCCAACCGCTTGCTAAAATACGCCCACGCCACACTCAAAAGCTGAAGCTGAAGAAGGACCGATTAGCTTAGCTTACCTGGGACGCGTGTTTAAGGAGCAGCGCCGAGTAGGAAGGATTGTAGCGGCGGAAGACGATGGAGGCAGCAGCCATGGCGGCGGCGGTCTCCCCGGCCAGGTCGGATCCCGGACGGCTGGGGTCGATCCTGTAAGCCGCCCTTGAGGTGGTCATGTCCTCTGGCCTCTGCCAGCAGTAGTGGTCTGTGTTTCCATCTCCAACCTGCATCAACAGTGACAATCACATCAAGTCGTTGGTAGAAcataaacaataataataaattgatcctgattttcaaaattttgaactttAACTAATACTAGATTTGTATgatatttaagttctttttcaGTGAAAACGACAACCTAAAAATCTAATCATTTCTTCGACAgttgaatgcataaaactggaCAAGAGTTTACTTACTTCTCCGTAGAGAACGTAAGGTTGGGGATGAGCTTTAATGAGATAATCGGTGCCCCACTTGATAGCATCAATGGCGTGGCCAAGTTCACCACTGCCACCCATTTGCCCACCGTATTCTATCACGCTCCACGACATCATGGTAA
This window of the Primulina tabacum isolate GXHZ01 chromosome 4, ASM2559414v2, whole genome shotgun sequence genome carries:
- the LOC142542931 gene encoding endoglucanase 6-like; translation: MEKSAGLCFSMAPLFLILGVLLPRAMAAHDYGQALTKSILFFEAQRSGYLPNSQRVHWRGNSGLNDGKLNGVDLVGGYYDAGDNVKFGLPMAFTITMMSWSVIEYGGQMGGSGELGHAIDAIKWGTDYLIKAHPQPYVLYGEVGDGNTDHYCWQRPEDMTTSRAAYRIDPSRPGSDLAGETAAAMAAASIVFRRYNPSYSALLLKHASQLFNFADRYRGKYDNSITVAQKYYRSVSGYADELLWAAAWMYKATNNQYYLNYLGNNGDSLGGTGWAMTEFGWDVKYAGVQTLVAKFLMAGKGGRYTSVFEEYKEKAEFFMCSCLGKGTRNVQRTPGGLLFRQRWNNMQFVTSASFLMTVYSDYLSSAGQSLKCASGNVSPTELLSFAKSQVDYILGDNPRATSYMVGYGNNYPRQVHHRGSSIVSFKVNPSFVSCRGGYATWYSRKGSDPNLLTGALVGGPDAYDNFADERDNYEQTEPATYNNAPLMGLLARLHGGHSGYNQLHPVELPALKPINMTPKEAVNPFSGTRNPISITQKLTASWVQNGVTYYRYSTTITNKSSKSVENLKLSISKLYGPVWGLTKAGDSFLFPSWINNLAAGRSMEFVYIHSASPAEVSVSSYTLV
- the LOC142542930 gene encoding long chain acyl-CoA synthetase 4-like, producing MEKERFIVEVEPSTPAKDGNPSMGPVYRSIFAKDGFPEPIPGLDCCWDIFRLSVEKYPNNRMLGRREIINGQPGKYVWMTYKEVYDKVLQVGNSLRNCGIEEGGRCGIYGANCSEWIMSMEACNAHGFYCVPLYDTLGAGAVEFIICHAEVTFAFVEEKKISELLKTFPGSTKYLRTIVSFGKVTSQQKEEVEKFSVAIYSWDEFLTLGGNKQFDLPVKKKTDICTIMYTSGTTGDPKGVMISNNSIVTLIAGVKCLLENVNEPLTVNDVYLSYLPLAHIFDRVIEECFINHGASIGFWRGDVKLLVEDIGVLKPTVFCAVPRVLDRIYSGLQQKIAAGGFIKQTLFNFAHSLKLRSMRNGYKHSEASPLCDKIVFNNVKEGLGGNVRLILSGAAPLAAHVEEFLRVVSCSYVLQGYGLTETCAGTFVSIPDELDMLGTVGPPVPNVDVCLESVPELGYDALSSTPRGEVCVRGDTLFSGYFKREDLTKEVLIDGWFHTGDIGEWQPNGSLKIIDRKKNIFKLSQGEYVAVENLENIYGLVPDIDSIWVYGNSFESFLIAIINPKKEAVEQWAEQTGISGDFNALCEHVKVKEYFIEELTRIAKEKKLKGFEFIKAVHLDPVPFDMERDLITPTFKKKRPQLLKYYQNEIDKMYKK